From a region of the Dictyostelium discoideum AX4 chromosome 2 chromosome, whole genome shotgun sequence genome:
- a CDS encoding SET domain-containing protein has protein sequence MFKSFNGLELKSSENEGRYLIATRDIQIGEDLLKCKSYFAVTSETLKTTSCFNCIKQLPSVIKLSLKCNQCNEIWYCNEQCKNENINKHQHYECKFYKKLKSPKLKVYPNFDIETFTEIRMIVGLLSRYYQDILLNNKFIEQQLNNNNNNNNDNEQLTNTLDDVFDLVENQVTEESNPAAKERIDSIVEFISELFNLVLLGSTTTKSIINNDDKIEMIRKINEKSRSIIHKTRCNQFGIWTKNDKCIGVAVSPSSSYFNHSCIPNCTDVRDGSNMTFKSLYPIKKGDQLTISYIELDQPIQDRKDELKYGYYFDCICPRCNGDSNSIDSMDNWISKFYCSQKKCTGLYYSKPMIPILNTLTSNHEIQLSCSNCNNINIVTPSFFNK, from the coding sequence atgtttaaatcttttaatggattagaattaaaaagttCAGAGAATGAAGGTCGTTATTTAATAGCAACTCGTGATATTCAAATTGGagaagatttattaaaatgtaaATCATATTTTGCAGTTACATCAGAAACTTTAAAAACAACATCatgttttaattgtattaaacaattaccatcagttattaaattatcattaaaatgtAATCAATGTAATGAAATTTGGTATTGTAATGAACAatgtaaaaatgaaaatattaataaacatCAACATTATGAatgtaaattttataaaaaattaaaatcaccaaaattaaaagtttatccaaattttgatattgaaaCATTTACAGAAATTAGAATGATCGTTGGTTTGTTATCAAGATATTAtcaagatattttattaaataataaatttattgaacaacaattaaataacaacaataataataataatgataatgaacaATTAACAAATACATTAGATGATGTTTTTGATTTAGTAGAAAATCAAGTTACAGAAGAATCAAATCCAGCAGCAAAAGAAAGAATTGATTCAATCGTTGAATTTATAAGtgaattgtttaatttagtattattagggtcaacaacaacaaaatcaataattaataatgatgataaaattgaaatgattaggaaaattaatgaaaaaagtaGATCAATTATACATAAAACTAGATGTAATCAATTTGGAATTTGGACAAAGAATGATAAGTGTATTGGTGTTGCAGTATCACCAAGTAGTAGTTATTTTAATCATTCTTGTATACCAAATTGTACAGATGTTAGAGATGGTAGTAATATgacatttaaatcattatatcCAATTAAAAAGGGTGACCAATTGACAATATCTTATATTGAATTAGATCAACCAATACAAGATAGAAAAGATGAATTAAAGTATGGTTATTACTTTGATTGTATTTGTCCAAGATGTAATGgtgattcaaattcaattgattcaatggATAATTGGATTTCAAAGTTTTATTGTTCTCAAAAGAAATGTACAGGTTTATATTATTCAAAACCAATgataccaattttaaatacattaACTTCAAATCATGAAATTCAATTATCTTGttcaaattgtaataatattaatatagttacaccttctttttttaataaataa
- a CDS encoding MYND-type zinc finger-containing protein, translated as MFKSFDGLKLSNSELEGRYIIANRDIDIGESILKCKSYFAVTCEDFKKNSCYNCIKLIKSPSPQQVPRCFGCNEVWYCSEKCKQDNQAKHQHYECAFFNNIKSPKLIQNSKLDFDSYSEIRIILGLLSRYYQDKLLNNKFNSSIIINNQQDDEEDFIKDTLDGVLDLVENDINEETNSVAKEYIDNIIEYIINILKLTINNNSNDNNNNNNNNNNNNNNNNNNNNNNNNNNNNNIEELIKLIRPLIQKVRCNQFGIWTKNDKCIGMAVSPSSSYFNHSCIPNCESVRDGSDMTFKSLFPIKKGDQINISYLALDKSTKRRRDYLKFGYYFHCQCPRCNSTDIDPTGKLEDSLDNWISKFYCHQKKCTGLYYSKLKLSLQSLTNIDNHEIQLSCSTCNDQLIVNSNFYLNKPNY; from the coding sequence atgtttaaatCTTTTGATGGATTAAAATTATCGAATTCAGAGTTAGAGGGAAGGTATATTATAGCAAATAGAGATATTGACATTGGAGAGAGTATATTAAAATGTAAATCATATTTTGCAGTTACATgtgaagattttaaaaagaatagtTGTTACAATTGTATAAAGTTAATTAAATCACCATCACCTCAACAAGTACCAAGATGTTTTGGATGTAATGAAGTTTGGTATTGTAGTGAAAAATGTAAACAAGATAATCAAGCAAAACATCAACATTATGAATGTGCATTTTTCAACAATATAAAATcaccaaaattaattcaaaattcaaaacTCGATTTCGATTCATACTCTGAAATCAGAATAATACTTGGTTTACTCTCAAGATATTATcaagataaattattaaataataaattcaattcatcaataataataaataatcaacaagatgatgaagaagattttATAAAAGATACATTGGATGGTGTATTAGATTTAGTagaaaatgatataaatgaAGAAACAAATAGTGTAGCAAAAgaatatattgataatattattgaatatattataaatatattaaaattaacaataaataataatagtaatgataataataataataataataataataataataataataataataataataataataataataataataataataataataataataatattgaagaattaattaaattaattagaccattaattcaaaaagttAGATGTAATCAATTTGGAATTTGGACAAAGAATGATAAATGTATTGGTATGGCAGTATCACCAAGTAGTAGTTATTTTAATCATTCATGTATACCAAATTGTGAATCGGTTAGAGATGGTAGTGATATgacatttaaatcattatttccaattaaaaaaggtgACCAAATTAATATCTCTTATTTGGCATTAGATAAATCAACTAAAAGACGTAGagattatttgaaatttggtTACTACTTTCATTGTCAATGTCCAAGATGTAATTCAACAGATATTGATCCAACTGGTAAATTAGAGGATTCATTAGATAATTggatttcaaaattttattgcCATCAAAAGAAATGTACAGGTTTatattattcaaaattaaaattatcactACAATCATTAACCAACATTGATAATCATGAAATTCAATTATCATGTTCAACTTGTAAtgatcaattaattgttaattcaaatttttatttaaataaaccaaattattaa